In a single window of the Streptomyces sp. NBC_00285 genome:
- the rsfS gene encoding ribosome silencing factor, whose protein sequence is MTATDRSLELVRTAAQAAADKLAHDVIAYDVSDVLSITDAFLLASAPNDRQVKSIVDEIEERLQKELGVKPVRREGDREARWVLLDYVDIVVHVQHSEERVFYALERLWKDCPQLELPADAKATRGKAAEHAALRTEEDDDAFGEPR, encoded by the coding sequence GTGACCGCCACTGACCGTTCTCTCGAGCTCGTCCGCACCGCCGCGCAGGCGGCCGCCGACAAGCTTGCCCACGATGTGATCGCCTACGACGTCAGCGACGTCCTCTCGATCACCGACGCCTTCCTGCTGGCGTCCGCACCCAACGACCGTCAGGTCAAGTCCATCGTCGACGAGATCGAGGAGCGGCTCCAGAAGGAGCTCGGCGTCAAGCCGGTGCGCCGCGAGGGCGACCGCGAGGCCCGCTGGGTCCTGCTCGACTACGTCGACATCGTCGTCCACGTCCAGCACAGCGAGGAGCGGGTCTTCTACGCCCTGGAGCGGCTGTGGAAGGACTGCCCCCAGCTGGAGCTGCCGGCCGACGCCAAGGCGACCCGCGGCAAGGCCGCGGAGCACGCCGCGCTCCGGACCGAGGAGGACGACGACGCGTTCGGGGAGCCGCGGTGA
- a CDS encoding LCP family protein, with amino-acid sequence MNDRYDAGYGDDQENQYVLVGYDDYGRPVYQQAPPQQAPQQQYDPYAQQGYGYDPYATGTQNPVPTYDPYGTGQQAPVPPYDPYANGAQQGGGSAPAHDPYGRAAASGQQPRVAEQTTYIPQQGTRGEGTQPTTQAGQGYAGDTQAGQGFRPVAEEDRPGADGPGAEPADGDERQYHTAQFAFIEEPDGDSEDVIDWLNFTENRTERREEAKRRARSRLVALVVVLALVAAGGVGYLWHAGKLPGLSTPDSKRGTTIAASAQNRDVIVVHLHNTAKGGTSTALLVDNTTTKQGTTVLIPNALTLTADDGSTTTLAKSVDDDGSSGTLDSLNTVLGTDIQGTWRLDTPYLQNLVDLVGNIDVDTDTAVPDPAAKKKGEAPLVNKGKSQTLSGKMAVAYATYRASGEAQNAQLERFGQVMQSVLRKLSSDPKAATTTVQTLAQILDPPLTDSDLGAFLAKLADLAKGGDYKTALLPVQQDGTLSAEASASVVKDVLGGKAKSPDKDAAVSVSVQNATGAKDNTEKARVILLNGGFTFVDGGTPAATRVTSQVVYADASDKANATEVAKTLGLSTSTVKKGTIASSANVSVILGQDYKPDSST; translated from the coding sequence GTGAACGACCGATACGACGCGGGCTACGGCGACGACCAGGAGAACCAGTACGTACTCGTCGGTTACGACGACTACGGCAGGCCGGTCTACCAGCAGGCACCGCCACAGCAGGCCCCCCAGCAGCAGTACGACCCCTACGCACAGCAGGGCTACGGCTACGATCCGTACGCCACGGGCACCCAGAATCCCGTCCCGACGTACGACCCCTACGGCACCGGGCAGCAGGCACCCGTGCCGCCCTATGACCCGTACGCCAACGGGGCCCAGCAGGGCGGCGGTTCGGCGCCGGCCCACGACCCCTACGGCCGGGCCGCAGCGAGCGGCCAGCAGCCCCGCGTCGCCGAGCAGACCACCTACATCCCGCAGCAGGGCACCCGCGGCGAGGGCACGCAGCCGACCACACAGGCCGGCCAGGGGTATGCCGGGGACACCCAGGCCGGCCAGGGTTTCCGTCCCGTGGCCGAGGAGGACCGTCCCGGCGCGGACGGTCCCGGTGCGGAACCTGCCGACGGCGACGAACGGCAGTACCACACCGCGCAGTTCGCGTTCATCGAGGAGCCCGACGGTGACTCCGAGGACGTCATCGACTGGCTCAACTTCACCGAGAACCGCACCGAGCGCCGAGAAGAGGCCAAGCGCCGCGCCCGCAGCCGGCTCGTCGCCCTGGTCGTCGTCCTCGCCCTGGTCGCGGCGGGCGGCGTCGGCTACCTCTGGCACGCCGGAAAGCTGCCCGGCCTCTCGACGCCGGACTCCAAGCGGGGAACCACGATCGCCGCGAGCGCCCAGAACCGCGACGTGATCGTCGTCCATCTGCACAACACCGCGAAGGGCGGCACCTCCACGGCGCTGCTCGTCGACAACACCACCACCAAGCAGGGCACGACGGTCCTGATCCCCAACGCCCTCACCCTGACGGCCGACGACGGTTCGACGACCACCCTCGCCAAGTCGGTCGACGACGACGGCTCCTCCGGGACCCTCGACTCCCTCAACACCGTCCTGGGCACCGATATCCAGGGCACCTGGCGGCTCGACACCCCCTATCTCCAGAACCTGGTCGACCTCGTCGGCAACATCGACGTCGACACCGACACCGCCGTGCCCGACCCGGCCGCCAAGAAGAAGGGCGAGGCACCCCTGGTGAACAAGGGGAAGAGCCAGACCCTCAGCGGCAAGATGGCCGTCGCCTACGCCACCTACCGCGCCTCAGGCGAGGCCCAGAACGCCCAGCTGGAGCGCTTCGGCCAGGTCATGCAGAGCGTGCTGCGCAAACTGTCCTCCGACCCGAAGGCCGCGACCACCACCGTGCAGACGCTGGCTCAGATCCTCGACCCGCCTCTGACCGACAGCGACCTCGGCGCTTTCCTCGCCAAGCTCGCCGACCTCGCCAAGGGCGGCGACTACAAGACCGCGCTGCTGCCCGTCCAGCAGGACGGCACCCTGAGCGCCGAGGCCAGTGCCAGCGTGGTCAAGGACGTCCTCGGCGGCAAGGCGAAGAGCCCCGACAAGGACGCGGCCGTGAGCGTCTCCGTCCAGAACGCCACCGGCGCCAAGGACAACACCGAGAAGGCCCGCGTCATCCTCCTCAACGGCGGCTTCACCTTCGTCGACGGCGGAACGCCCGCCGCCACCCGCGTCACGTCCCAGGTCGTCTACGCCGACGCCTCGGACAAGGCGAACGCCACCGAGGTCGCCAAGACCCTCGGCCTGTCCACCAGTACCGTCAAGAAGGGCACGATCGCGTCGAGCGCGAACGTATCCGTGATCCTCGGCCAGGACTACAAGCCGGACTCCTCGACGTAG
- the nadD gene encoding nicotinate-nucleotide adenylyltransferase, with the protein MGEQDMPTGQGNGPSSPGKRRLGVMGGTFDPIHHGHLVAASEVAAQFHLDEVVFVPTGQPWQKTHRAVSPAEDRYLMTVIATAENPQFSVSRIDIDRGGATYTTDTLRDLKALNPETDLFFITGADALGQILTWRDVEELFSLAHFIGVTRPGHTLADPGLPEGGVSLVEVPALAISSTDCRVRVAKGDPVWYLVPDGVVRYIDKRELYRDE; encoded by the coding sequence ATGGGAGAGCAGGACATGCCTACCGGCCAGGGCAACGGCCCGTCGAGCCCGGGCAAGCGCCGACTCGGTGTCATGGGCGGAACGTTCGACCCGATCCACCACGGGCACCTCGTGGCGGCCAGCGAGGTCGCCGCGCAGTTCCACCTCGACGAGGTCGTGTTCGTACCGACCGGCCAGCCCTGGCAGAAGACCCACCGCGCGGTCTCGCCGGCCGAGGACCGCTATCTGATGACGGTCATCGCGACCGCGGAGAACCCGCAGTTCTCGGTCAGCCGGATCGACATCGACCGTGGCGGCGCGACCTACACCACGGACACGCTGCGCGACCTGAAGGCCCTGAACCCCGAAACCGATCTCTTCTTCATCACGGGCGCCGACGCCCTCGGCCAGATCCTCACCTGGCGGGACGTGGAAGAGCTGTTCTCCCTCGCGCACTTCATCGGAGTCACCCGGCCGGGGCACACCCTGGCCGACCCCGGACTGCCCGAGGGCGGCGTCTCGCTCGTCGAGGTCCCCGCCCTGGCGATCTCCTCCACCGACTGCCGGGTGAGAGTCGCCAAGGGCGACCCCGTCTGGTATCTGGTGCCGGACGGAGTCGTGCGTTACATCGACAAGCGCGAGCTGTACCGCGACGAGTGA
- a CDS encoding M48 family metallopeptidase, whose product MSDDGQQNNGHENVPSRQRKRFPEISSRAYEHPADRSALVALRKLSGFDTVFKALSGLLPERSLRLLFLSDSVRVSDQQFAYLNDMLRDACYILDLEKVPPMYVNQDPQPNAMCIGLDEPIIVVTTGLVDLLDEEEMRAVVGHEVGHALSGHSVYRTILLFLTGLALKVAWIPLGNIAIMAIVTALREWFRKSELSADRAGLLVGQDLRASMRGLMKLAGGHHLHEMNVDAFLKQAEEYEAGGDLRDSVLKILNILPRTHPFTTIRAAELKKWAESRDYQRIMDGHYPRRTEDKNTSVSDSFRESAASYATNVKSSKDPLMKLVSDIAGGAGDLGGRVRRGFGGFSNSAPGPDAPPADTPRNGQDQPPTDPPRNDEDD is encoded by the coding sequence ATGTCCGACGACGGCCAACAGAACAACGGACACGAGAACGTGCCCAGCAGGCAGCGCAAACGATTCCCGGAAATCTCCTCGCGTGCGTACGAGCATCCCGCCGACCGCTCCGCCCTGGTGGCGCTGCGCAAGCTGAGCGGTTTCGACACGGTGTTCAAGGCACTCAGCGGTCTGCTCCCCGAGCGGAGCCTGCGGCTGCTGTTCCTGTCCGACTCGGTGCGCGTCTCCGACCAGCAGTTCGCGTATCTCAACGACATGCTGCGGGACGCGTGTTACATCCTGGATCTGGAGAAGGTCCCGCCGATGTACGTCAACCAGGACCCGCAGCCGAACGCGATGTGTATCGGCCTGGACGAACCGATCATCGTCGTCACCACGGGCCTGGTCGACCTGCTCGACGAGGAGGAGATGCGGGCGGTCGTCGGACACGAGGTGGGGCACGCCCTGTCCGGCCACTCGGTCTACCGGACCATCCTGCTGTTCCTGACCGGCCTCGCTCTCAAGGTGGCGTGGATCCCGCTGGGGAACATCGCGATCATGGCGATCGTGACCGCGCTGCGTGAGTGGTTCCGCAAGTCGGAGCTGTCGGCGGACCGGGCGGGCCTGCTGGTCGGCCAGGACCTGCGGGCCTCGATGCGCGGCCTGATGAAGCTCGCCGGCGGCCACCATCTGCACGAGATGAACGTGGACGCGTTCCTCAAGCAGGCCGAGGAGTACGAGGCCGGCGGTGACCTGCGCGACTCGGTCCTGAAGATCCTGAACATCCTGCCGCGCACCCACCCCTTCACCACCATCCGGGCGGCCGAGCTGAAGAAGTGGGCCGAGTCCCGCGACTACCAGCGGATCATGGACGGCCACTACCCGCGCCGTACCGAGGACAAGAACACCTCGGTCTCAGACTCCTTCCGGGAGTCGGCGGCCAGTTACGCGACGAACGTCAAGAGCTCCAAGGACCCTCTGATGAAGCTGGTCAGCGACATCGCGGGCGGAGCGGGTGACCTGGGCGGCCGGGTTCGTCGGGGCTTCGGCGGCTTCTCGAACTCCGCTCCGGGGCCGGACGCCCCACCGGCGGACACGCCTCGGAACGGGCAGGACCAGCCGCCGACGGACCCACCGCGAAACGACGAGGACGACTGA
- a CDS encoding SCO2583 family membrane protein, with the protein MGGPGDPPEGTPEGGPGGGEEEYRSVVFDESFVRAARLQEYSAHERIADHAPAVRRRPPLRRGLSRQALILVLLIALAFGTAIYMGVRNPYQTSAVQQPVEPLRMTVIPLAPEGSVPGHPDAEYLYAHSPAAQFRIGAEGIPLPVSRRTEHFSDSQVVSALTTAKDYIVRSSLDPDVLAGDQVRGVRVLLDTDQLDQFDQSFAHPTADGRHAPTGWLVRFDPAEAHLADDRIRVQGSLQAAETDSSTLEVTADHTFVYALRSTVGADAEVSLFTVRRELHFRFDRDDLRMHTAQLVVSYVQAGPLSCAEDSTNRLHPLLAGQSAKAGGPAGTDPFATGSATALCGSLATSAQPKV; encoded by the coding sequence ATGGGAGGGCCAGGAGACCCGCCTGAGGGGACACCCGAGGGCGGCCCCGGAGGTGGCGAGGAAGAGTACCGATCCGTCGTCTTCGACGAGTCGTTCGTCCGCGCTGCCCGTCTCCAGGAGTACTCCGCGCACGAGCGCATCGCCGACCACGCGCCCGCCGTGCGCCGCCGCCCGCCGCTGCGCCGGGGACTGTCCCGGCAGGCGCTCATTCTGGTCCTGCTGATCGCCCTCGCCTTCGGCACCGCGATCTACATGGGCGTACGGAACCCCTACCAGACCTCCGCGGTCCAGCAGCCCGTCGAGCCGCTGCGGATGACCGTCATCCCGCTGGCCCCCGAGGGCAGCGTCCCGGGCCACCCCGACGCCGAGTACCTGTACGCGCACAGCCCCGCCGCGCAGTTCCGTATCGGCGCCGAGGGCATCCCGCTGCCGGTCTCCCGCCGCACCGAGCACTTCTCCGACAGCCAGGTCGTGAGCGCGCTGACCACGGCCAAGGACTACATCGTGCGGTCCTCGCTCGACCCGGACGTCCTCGCCGGTGACCAGGTCCGCGGAGTGCGGGTCCTCCTCGACACGGACCAACTCGACCAGTTCGACCAGAGTTTCGCCCACCCGACGGCGGACGGGCGGCACGCGCCGACCGGGTGGCTGGTCCGCTTCGACCCCGCCGAGGCACACCTGGCCGACGACAGGATCCGGGTGCAGGGCAGTCTCCAGGCCGCCGAGACCGACTCGTCGACACTGGAGGTCACCGCGGACCACACCTTCGTCTACGCGCTGCGATCGACCGTCGGCGCGGATGCCGAGGTCTCGCTGTTCACCGTCCGGCGCGAGCTGCACTTCCGGTTCGACCGGGACGACCTGCGGATGCACACGGCCCAGTTGGTCGTCTCCTACGTCCAGGCCGGGCCGCTGTCGTGCGCGGAGGACTCCACGAACCGGTTGCACCCCCTGCTGGCCGGCCAGAGCGCGAAGGCGGGCGGACCGGCCGGCACGGATCCGTTCGCGACGGGCAGTGCGACGGCGCTCTGCGGATCCCTGGCCACCAGCGCACAGCCGAAGGTGTGA
- a CDS encoding SCO2584 family spore wall biosynthesis protein yields MPEDVGGTPSPDGWEPDDDHDRGVSDEEFASVVFDEAFVQAAVVHEPTAVERLLAAAQARAEASEAEARRARPRGERYKDGYGPGAFGHDPELDDLNDTEILEGRYGAPGTYGKQVRWHRPVAWMLALVMGIGMVALAFTAVYRGSSSGSRDRVPPPASTGLEQASTVTPSASADYSQPAVSAVPRTP; encoded by the coding sequence GTGCCGGAGGACGTGGGGGGCACGCCGTCCCCTGACGGCTGGGAGCCCGACGACGACCACGACCGCGGGGTGTCGGACGAAGAGTTCGCCTCCGTGGTCTTCGACGAGGCCTTCGTACAGGCGGCCGTGGTGCACGAGCCGACCGCCGTCGAGCGCCTCCTGGCCGCGGCCCAGGCCAGAGCGGAAGCCTCCGAGGCCGAGGCCCGCCGCGCCCGCCCCAGAGGCGAGCGGTACAAGGACGGCTACGGACCCGGCGCTTTCGGCCATGATCCCGAGCTCGACGACCTGAACGACACCGAGATCCTCGAAGGCCGCTACGGCGCCCCGGGGACGTACGGCAAACAGGTCCGCTGGCACCGCCCCGTCGCCTGGATGCTCGCCCTGGTCATGGGCATCGGCATGGTCGCGCTGGCCTTCACCGCGGTCTACCGGGGCTCCTCCTCCGGCAGCCGCGACCGGGTTCCGCCGCCCGCCTCGACCGGCCTGGAACAGGCGAGCACGGTGACCCCCTCGGCGTCCGCCGACTACTCCCAGCCAGCCGTCTCGGCGGTTCCGCGGACTCCCTGA
- a CDS encoding glutamate-5-semialdehyde dehydrogenase, with translation MTSLSPYDSMTPVTQAAYRAKAAAADLAPLPRAEKDDALLAIADALEVRTSEIVEANAKDIAKAREAGTSETVIDRLTLTPERVRAIASDVRDVVALPDPVGEVVRGSTLPNGIDLRQVRVPLGVVGIIYEARPNVTVDAAALCLKSGNAVLLRGSASAYESNAALVRVLRDAVGGAGLPADAIQLVPGENRESVRELMRARGLVDVLIPRGGASLIQTVVTESIVPVIETGTGNCHVYVDAHADLDMAIDILINSKAQRPSVCNAAETLLVHQDIAPEFLPRALDALAEAGVTVHADPRVLAYAKDTKATVVEATLEDWDTEYLSYDIAAAVVDSLDKAVEHIRLWTSGHTEAIVTTSQQAARRFTQLVDSTTVAVNASTRFTDGGQFGFGAEIGISTQKLHARGPMGLPELTSTKYIVTGDGHIRR, from the coding sequence ATGACCTCGCTCTCGCCGTACGACTCCATGACTCCGGTCACCCAGGCCGCCTACCGGGCCAAGGCCGCCGCCGCCGACCTCGCCCCGCTGCCGAGGGCCGAGAAGGACGACGCGCTGCTCGCCATCGCGGACGCGCTGGAGGTCCGTACGAGCGAGATCGTCGAGGCCAACGCCAAGGACATCGCCAAGGCCCGCGAGGCCGGCACCAGTGAGACCGTCATCGACCGGCTCACCCTCACCCCGGAGCGGGTGCGCGCGATCGCCTCCGACGTCCGGGACGTCGTGGCACTGCCCGACCCCGTCGGCGAGGTCGTCCGCGGCTCGACCCTGCCCAACGGCATCGACCTGCGCCAGGTCCGCGTCCCGCTCGGTGTCGTCGGGATCATCTACGAGGCCCGCCCGAACGTCACGGTCGACGCCGCCGCCCTGTGCCTGAAGTCCGGCAACGCCGTCCTGCTGCGCGGCTCGGCCTCCGCGTACGAGTCGAACGCCGCCCTCGTGCGGGTCCTGCGCGACGCCGTGGGCGGGGCCGGGCTGCCCGCCGACGCCATCCAGCTCGTGCCCGGGGAGAACCGCGAGAGCGTGCGCGAGCTGATGCGCGCCCGCGGCCTGGTCGACGTGCTGATCCCGCGCGGCGGCGCCTCGCTGATCCAGACCGTCGTGACCGAGTCGATCGTCCCCGTCATCGAGACCGGTACCGGCAACTGCCACGTCTACGTCGACGCCCACGCCGACCTCGACATGGCGATCGACATCCTGATCAACTCCAAGGCCCAGCGCCCCAGCGTCTGCAACGCCGCCGAGACCCTCCTCGTCCACCAGGACATCGCCCCCGAGTTCCTGCCCCGCGCCCTGGACGCCCTCGCGGAGGCCGGGGTGACCGTCCACGCCGACCCGCGGGTGCTGGCGTACGCGAAGGACACCAAGGCGACCGTCGTCGAGGCCACGCTCGAGGACTGGGACACCGAGTACCTCTCCTACGACATCGCCGCCGCCGTCGTCGACTCGCTCGACAAGGCCGTCGAACACATCCGGCTGTGGACCTCCGGCCACACCGAGGCCATCGTCACCACCTCCCAGCAGGCCGCCCGCCGCTTCACCCAGCTGGTCGACTCCACGACCGTCGCGGTCAACGCCTCCACCCGCTTCACCGACGGCGGGCAGTTCGGCTTCGGCGCGGAGATCGGCATCTCCACCCAGAAGCTGCACGCCCGCGGCCCGATGGGCCTGCCGGAGCTGACCAGCACGAAGTACATCGTCACCGGCGACGGGCACATCCGCCGCTGA
- the proB gene encoding glutamate 5-kinase, with the protein MGEARRIVVKVGSSSLTTASGGLDADRVDALVDVLAKCRSGGEREVVLVSSGAIAAGLAPLGLRRRPRDLARQQAAASVGQGLLVARYTASFARYGVRVGQVLLTSDDMSRRAHHRNASRTLDKLLAMGALPIVNENDTVATDEIRFGDNDRLAALVAHLVHADLLVLLSDIDGVYDGDPSRPGTSRIAEVRGPADLASVEIGSAGKAGVGTGGMVTKVEAARIAAAAGIPVVLTSTIHASDALSGGDTGTYFHPARKRSADRLLWLQHASTPQGSLTLDDGAVKAVVDRRTSLLPAGIASVEGEFVAGDPVELRDGTGHAVARGLVNFDAKEIPRLIGRSTRELARELGPAYEREVVHRDDLVILHP; encoded by the coding sequence GTGGGCGAGGCCCGCAGGATCGTCGTCAAGGTGGGCTCCTCCTCGCTGACCACCGCCTCCGGCGGCCTCGACGCCGACCGGGTCGACGCCCTCGTCGACGTCCTCGCGAAGTGCCGTAGCGGCGGCGAGCGCGAGGTCGTGCTCGTCTCCTCCGGTGCCATCGCCGCCGGACTCGCCCCGCTCGGGCTGCGCCGCCGCCCCCGTGACCTCGCCCGCCAGCAGGCCGCCGCCAGCGTCGGCCAGGGCCTCCTCGTCGCCCGCTACACCGCCTCCTTCGCCCGCTACGGCGTCCGCGTCGGCCAAGTACTGCTGACCAGCGACGACATGAGCCGCCGCGCCCACCACCGCAACGCCTCCCGCACCCTCGACAAGCTCCTCGCGATGGGCGCCCTCCCGATCGTCAACGAGAACGACACCGTCGCCACCGACGAGATCCGTTTCGGCGACAACGACCGGCTCGCGGCACTGGTCGCGCATCTCGTCCACGCCGACCTGCTGGTCCTGCTCTCCGACATCGACGGCGTCTACGACGGCGACCCGAGCAGGCCGGGCACCTCGCGGATAGCGGAGGTGCGGGGACCGGCCGACCTGGCGAGCGTCGAGATCGGCAGCGCCGGCAAGGCGGGCGTCGGCACCGGCGGCATGGTCACCAAGGTCGAGGCCGCCCGGATCGCGGCCGCCGCCGGCATCCCCGTGGTGCTGACCAGCACGATCCACGCGTCGGACGCACTGTCCGGCGGCGACACCGGAACCTACTTCCACCCCGCCCGCAAGCGCTCCGCGGACCGGCTGCTGTGGCTCCAGCACGCGTCCACCCCGCAGGGCTCCCTGACCCTGGACGACGGGGCGGTGAAGGCGGTCGTCGACCGCCGCACGTCCCTGCTGCCGGCCGGGATCGCCTCCGTCGAGGGCGAGTTCGTCGCGGGTGACCCCGTCGAACTGCGGGACGGCACAGGGCACGCGGTGGCCCGCGGACTCGTGAACTTCGACGCCAAGGAGATCCCGCGGCTGATCGGCCGCTCCACCCGGGAACTGGCGCGGGAACTGGGGCCCGCGTACGAGCGGGAGGTCGTCCACCGGGACGATCTCGTGATCCTGCACCCCTGA
- a CDS encoding glycosyltransferase family 2 protein: protein MSLAQPDVTVVIGAYEAMPYLVDCLASVEAQTLDPARIEVIAVDDGSPDDTGEYLEEFAARTHLDVMVVRQDNSGGPSGPRNVGLGKATGRYVFFLDADDRLAPEALERMVAMGDRNGTDVVLGRVEGVNRKPPTSMWGRTLERTDVFSSNIKFTLSAQKLFRRAFLEQHSMRFDESLWTGEDALFTMEAYLRADGVSVIADHTCYYLVGREDGKHVTRTGSHTLRFDSARALMNLIADMVPAGARRDALMVRPFLVTLLPQFGPKFLKDSEAVRQEKLALAKPLVDAYWTGEVAHRLRVHERLRLQLVASGRPDLLVAVLEFMRTKKIPEPVLAKGGRRVYLAYPYFRDASVGLPDTWYLAEPREAREVPGFREVGVDQLVRRAVRKARRVLAHR from the coding sequence GTGTCCCTTGCGCAGCCTGACGTGACCGTCGTCATCGGGGCCTACGAAGCGATGCCCTACCTGGTCGACTGCCTGGCCTCCGTCGAGGCACAGACCCTCGACCCCGCCCGCATCGAGGTCATCGCCGTCGACGACGGCTCACCGGACGACACCGGGGAGTACCTGGAGGAGTTCGCGGCACGGACACACCTGGACGTCATGGTGGTCCGGCAGGACAACTCCGGCGGCCCCAGCGGCCCGCGCAACGTCGGCCTGGGCAAGGCCACCGGGCGGTACGTCTTCTTCCTCGACGCCGACGACCGGCTCGCCCCGGAGGCGCTGGAGCGGATGGTCGCGATGGGCGACCGCAACGGCACGGACGTCGTCCTCGGCCGGGTCGAGGGCGTCAACCGCAAACCGCCGACGTCGATGTGGGGCCGGACGCTGGAGCGTACCGACGTCTTCTCCTCCAACATCAAGTTCACGCTGAGCGCGCAGAAGCTGTTCCGTCGCGCGTTCCTCGAACAGCACAGCATGCGTTTCGACGAGTCCCTGTGGACCGGCGAGGACGCGCTGTTCACCATGGAGGCCTATCTGCGGGCCGACGGCGTCTCCGTGATCGCCGACCACACCTGCTACTACCTGGTGGGCCGCGAGGACGGCAAGCACGTCACCAGGACCGGCAGCCACACCCTGCGCTTCGACTCCGCGCGGGCCCTGATGAACCTGATCGCCGACATGGTCCCCGCGGGCGCGAGACGCGACGCGCTCATGGTCCGCCCCTTCCTCGTCACCCTGCTCCCGCAGTTCGGCCCGAAGTTCCTGAAGGACAGCGAGGCGGTCCGCCAGGAGAAGCTGGCGTTGGCGAAACCCCTGGTCGACGCCTACTGGACCGGCGAGGTCGCGCACCGCCTCCGCGTGCATGAACGCCTGCGGCTCCAGCTGGTTGCCTCGGGCCGCCCGGATCTCCTGGTGGCGGTCCTGGAGTTCATGAGGACGAAGAAGATCCCGGAGCCGGTGCTCGCGAAGGGGGGCCGCCGCGTCTACCTCGCCTATCCGTACTTCCGCGACGCGTCGGTGGGCCTTCCGGACACGTGGTACCTCGCGGAACCGCGAGAGGCCCGCGAGGTACCGGGCTTCCGCGAGGTCGGGGTCGACCAGCTGGTGCGGCGTGCGGTCCGAAAGGCGCGCAGGGTGCTGGCACACCGGTAG